The genomic interval AGTTTCGATACGCGCGCCTCGGTGCGCCACGGCGCCGGCCCGCTGTCCTTCGACCTGGCCGCCGCGCGCCGGGCAGCCATAACGACCGCGCCAACAACCAGTTCCTGCAAAAGACCGTCAGCGGCGGCGTCCAGTGGGCGCAGGATGGCACGCGCCTGGGGCTGCGCGCCGAAAGCGCGCGCCAGGATGCGCGTTTCCCGGTGCGCTCACCCTCCCGGAGTTCGAGCAGGACCCGACCCAGACCCATACGCCGCACGACTTCGGCGACCTCGCAACCGACCGGGTCACCGCCTTTGCCGAGCAGCGCATCGGCAGCGTGGAACTGGCGGCCGAGCTGTCGCATCGCGAGCGCGAAGTCAATTCGCGCTACGAGTACCAGACCGCGTCCGGTCCCACGGTGCTGGAGTCGACCGGCTACACCCGCCAGACCCAGTTCTCGCCGCGCCTGCGCCAGATCGCCCGCTCCGGCACCCTGCTCAACGAAGTCGTCGCCGGCATCGACCTGACCCGCTGGGAGCGCGGCGCCGCCGGCGTGGGCGCAATCAGCATCCGGGATGCGCGCGCCGTCTACCTGCGCGACGAGCTACGCCTCGAGGGTGCGCTGAAGGCGCGCCTGGCGCTGGGCGCGCGCCACGAGAAGTTCGAGAAGGAGGACACGCGTGGCTATGAAGCCGGCAACCCGTTCTCGGGCGCGCCGAACGGCACCCAGTCGCAGAATGCCTGGACCCTGGAAGGCAGCATCGATCCGATCGCGGGTGTGACCCTGCACGCGAAAGCGGGGCAGAGCTACCGCGTGCCGAACGCCGACGAAAACGCTTACCGCTCGAGCGACGGCCTGCTGGACGTGCAAACTTCGCGCGACCTGGAAATCGGCATCAGCGCCGGCAGCACGGCACGTGGCGTCTCCGCACGCGTGTTCCGCCACCGCCTGCGCAACGAGATCTTCTTCGATCCGACCCTCGCCGGCGGCTGGGGCGCGAACACCAACCTCGACCCGACCCGGCGCCGGGGCGTCGAAGTGGACGGCCACGCGGATCTGGGCGCGGACCTGCGCCTGACCGGCCACTGGCAGCACGTCCAGGCAGAGTTCACCGAGGGCCCGAACGCTGGCCGCGGCATGGTGCTGGTGCCGAAGAACGTGCTGACCGCGCGCCTGGCCTGGCTGCCGGCCGGCGGCCACAGCGCCGACATCGGCGCCCAGTACGTCTCGACCCAGCGCTACGGCAACGACTTCAGCAACGATTGCGGCGCGCGCATTCCGTCCTATACGACGTTTGATGCCCGCTACGCCTACCGCGTCGGCCCATGGGAATTCGCACTCGCCGGCCAGAACCTGGCGGACCGCGACTACTTCAGCCAGGCCTATGGCTGCCGCAGCGGCATCTATCCGGGCAATGGCCGCCTGCTGAAGCTGTCGGCACGCTACGACTTCTGATGTCGTGAGCACCGCCATCGCCAACCCGTCGCCTGCGCGCCGGCACGCCGCCACGCTGGCGCTGCTGGCCGCATGCGCGCTGGCGGCGCTGGCGGGCGCGGGACTGGCAGGCTCGGTGGCCGTGCCGCTGGCTGATTTTCCATCCGCCCTGGCCAGCCTGGTGCGGGGCGAGCCAGGCGGCATGGCGGCGACCCTGCTCGACCTGCGCACGGGCCGCGCCAGCGGGCTTTCGTGACCGGCGCGGCGCTGGCGCTGGCCGGCGTGATGATGCAGGCGCTGGTCAGGAATCCCCTGGCCGACCCCTACGTGCTGGGCGTGTCGGCCGGCGCCGCCGTTGGCGCCCTGGCCGCGCTGCTGTTCGGCGCCGCGCTGTGGGCGGTCGACCTGGGCGCGCTGGCCGGCGCGGTGGCGGTCTCGCTGCTGCTGTACCTGCTGGCGCGGCGCGACCTGGCCGGTGGGCGCGGGGGCGTGCGCACGGGCGAGTCCAGCACCTTGCTGCTCACCGGCGTGCTGCTGGCCTCGGCGTGCATGGCCCTGGTCACCCTGATGCTGTCGGTCGCGCCCGAGTCGCGCCTGCGCGGCATGGTGTTCTGGATGATCGGCGACCTGGCCGGCACCTCGTGGCGGGCGCTGCCCTGGATCGTACTGGGCGGCGCGCTGCTGCTGGCGCTGCGCCGTGCCCGCGACCTGAATGTCATGGCCCTGCATGCCGATGCCGCCGTCACGCTCGGTGTCGATGTGACCGCCCAGCGCCGCTTTCTCTTCATCTGTTCCGGCCTGCTGACGGCCTGCGCCGTCACCACCGGGGGCAGCATCGGCTTCGTCGGCCTGGTGGTGCCGCACGCCTGCCGCCATGCCTTCGGACCCGACCACCGCATGCTGCTGCCGGCGGCAAGCCTGGCTGGCGGCGGCTTCCGGTGCTGGCCGATACGCTGGCGCGCACCGTGCTGGCACCGCAGCAGCTGCCGGTCGGCGTGCTCACCTCGCTGATCGGCGTACCGGTCTTCCTGTTCCAGTTGCATCAACTTCACCTGCGCCGCCCATGATCGAGACCCGCAACCTCCTCCTGCGCGCCGACGGCCGCGTCCTGCTCGAGCGCCTGGACTGGCGCGTCGATCCCGGCCAGAGCTGGTGCGTGATCGGCCCCAACGGCGCCGGCAAGAGCACCTTGCTGCGCACGCTCGCCGGCCTGCGCACGCCCGACGCTGGCCAGGTGGTGCTGGCCGGCCGGCCACTGCCCGACTGGCCGCTGACGGCGCTGGCGCGCGAGCGTGCCTACCTGGCGCAGTCGCGCGGCGACGCTTTTGCCTACCGCGTCATCGAGACGGTCCTGATGGCGCGCCACCCCTATCACGCCGACCGCTACTGGGAAGGCAGCGACGACCATGCCGCCGCCGAGCGCGCACTGCGTACCCTCGACGTGCTGCACCTGGCCCAGCGCGACGTGCGCACGCTGTCGGGCGGCGAGCGCCAGCGCGTGGCGATCGCCGCGCTGCTGGCCCAGGACACGCCGCTGCTGCTGCTCGACGAGCCGGCCAATGCGCTCGACCTGGCGCACCAGGTGGCGATGACGGACCTGCTGGCGCGCCTCTGCCGCGACGAGGGCAGGGCGGTGGTCAGCGTCGGCCACGACCTGAACCTGGCCTGGAGCGGCGCGACGCATGCGCTGCTGCTGTTGAAGGACGGCGCCTGGCGCGCCGGGCCTGTCGCCGAGGTGATGCGCGCCGATTTGCTGAGCGACTGCCTCGGCCATCCGATCGCCGCCATCCACCATGGCGGACGCACCATCTTCCTGCCCGACGATACGCCGGTGCCGGTGCCTGCGAAGCTGCCTGGCCTGGCGGCGCGGAGGGCGCAGTGAAAATCTCGCTCATGCTCGCAGCCGTGCTGGCGCTCAGCGCGAACCTGGCCGCGGCCGCCATCAGCGTCGTCGACGATACGGGCCGCCGCGTCGTGCTGGCGCGCCCGGCCGCGCGCGTGATCTCGATGGCCCCGCACGTGACCGAACTGGTGTTCGCGGCCGGCGGCGGCGCGCGCATCGTCGGCGCCATGAACCATAGCGACTATCCGGCGCAGGCACGCCGCATCCCGCTCGTCGGCTCGAACAGCCAGATCGACCTGGAACGCGTAGTCGCCCTGAAACCCGACCTGCTGATCGTCTGGCAAAGCGGGAACACCGCGCGCCAGATCGCCCAGCTGCAGGGCCTGGGCATCCCCGTGTTCTACAGCGAGCCGCGCAGCTTCGATGCGGTGGAAAGCAGCCTGCGGCGCTTCGGCCAATTGCTCGGCACGGAGGAACGGGCGGGAGCGGCTGCCGCGCGCTTTCATGCGGAAGTGGCCGGCCTGCGCAGCCGCCATGCGGGACGCCCGCCGGTGACCGTGTTCTACCAGGCCTGGGACGCGCCGCTCTACACGCTCAACGGCGAGCACATCGCCAGCGAGGCGATCCGGCTCTGCGGCGGTCGTAACATCTTTGCCGACCTGAAGACGATCGCGCCCCAGGTCGAGCTCGAGGCGGTGGTGGCGAGTGATCCGGAAGCGATCGTCGGCGGCAAGCGCTATACGCCCCAGGACCGCGGCCTGTCGATCTGGTCGCCTTATCGCGGCATGACGGCGGTACGGCGCGACAACCTGTTCACGCTCGACGAGGAGCTGCTGACCCGGCCCGGGCCGCGCGTGGTCGAGGGGGCCGCGGCCCTGTGCGCGCGCCTGGAGACGGCGCGTGCACGCCGCCGCGCGGCCCTTGTAGGCGGTAAGCGCGCGTTACACCCGTAAGCAAATGCAAAAATGCGCCCGTTTGCCCTAGCCGAGGGCAAAAAAGTGGTAATCTCGCGGTCGTTTTCTCCCTATTTCACCAGAAGGATATTTATGCGCCGCTCCCTGCGTTTCGCCCTTGTCGCCGCCAGCCTGGTCGCCAGCACCGCTTTCGCCACGCCAACCAATCCGCAGAACGGGGTGGAATACACGACGCTGTCGACGCCACAGCCGGTGCAGGCCGTGGGCAAGAAGGTCGAAGTGATCGAATTCTTCGCCTACCACTGCCCGGCATGCTACGCATTGGAACCTGGCTTGAACGAATGGATCAAAAAGAATGCGAATAGCGTCAACCTGCGCCGCATCCACCTGCCGTTCCAGGGCCCGGCCGATCCGGAAGCGCACCTGTTCCTGACGCTCGAAGCAATGGGCAAGGAAGCTGAAATGCATCCGAAGATCCTCAACGCCGTCCACGTCCAGCGCGTGCGCCTGATGAAGGACGAGCAGATCATCGACTGGGTTGCGAAGAACGGCATCGACCGCGCGAAATTCCTGGAAACCTGGAACTCGTTCGGCGTGATGACGAAACTGCGCCGCCTGCCGCAAGCCAGCACCAACTACCAGGTGAGCGGCACGCCGACGCTGATCGTCGACGGCAAGTACCAGACTTCCCCTGGCCAGGTCGCGGAAAAGCTGAAGATCACCGACCGCAACCAGCTGATGCAGGCCCACTTCCAGGTCCTCGATGCACTCGTTGCGAAGGCAGCCAAGACGAAATGAGTGATTCAGAACGCAAGGTCCTCGAAATGTACGAGGGCTCGCGCCCCCGGGAAGAGGACTTGTTCGAGACCAGCCACGTGAACCACGTGGCCTGGTCGCTTGTCGTCATCTTCGCCGGCATCGCCATCTGGCTCTGCATTGCGCTCGTCAATGCCGAAAACCAGCGTTATGCCCTGATGACGAACAAATGTCCGGATCCCGTGTTCAAGGGCGGCGTCGACAAGGCCTGCCTGTACACGGTGCGCTCGCGGGACCACTGGTGGGAACACCTCTGGTACGGCTTCACCCACGTCAAGCCCGAGACGGGAAAGTAAGCGGGAAACAAGAAGCGCCGCGGGCCTCAGCCCTGCGGCAGCGTCACGACGAAGCGGGCGCCGCCGAGCGGCGAGGCCTCCACCGCCAGCGTTCCCCATGCAGCAGCACGGCCTTGCGGGCGATCGACAGGCCCAGGCCGAAGCCGCCGGTCGCGCGGTCGCGGCTGCGGTCGAGCCGGTAGAAGGGCTCGAAGATGCGTTCGCGCTCGTCCTCCGGAATGCCCGGCCCGTCGTCCTCCACGGCGATCGTGATGCGGCTGCCGTCGCTGCGCGCCGACAGGCGGATGTCCTGCGCCGCATATTTCTGTGCATTCCTCAGCAAATTCGACAGCGCGCGTTTCAGGAGGCGCGGATCGGCCTTCACGCGCCCCAGCCCGTCGGGGCAGTCGAGCGCCAGGCGCTGTGCTCCCGGCGGCAGGCCGCTCTCGACCGTACGTAGCAGCACGCCGAGATCGACACTCTGCATCGGCAGGGCCTGTTCGCTGTCGAGGCGCGCCATCCCGAGCAGCTCGTTGACCAGGCTGTTCAGTTCAGTCACGTCGCCCTCCATCGCCGCGATGCGCGCGCGCAGGGCAGGGTCGTCCGCCCTGTCGTGCAGTAGTTCGAGTGCGAATTCCAGGCGCGCGATCGGCGTGCGCAGTTCGTGCGAGACCGAATGCAGCAGGTTCTTCTGCGACACGAGCAGCTGCTCGATGCGGTCGGCCATCAGGTCGATGCGTTCGGCCAGCGGATAGATGCTGCGCGAGGAGCGCATGCGCGCACGCGCCGACAGCTTGCCGGCGCCAAATTCGTCGGCCACGCGCGACAGCGTCTGCAAGCCCTGCCAGTGCGCGCGCGACCACAGCGCGATGGGCGCGAGCAGCGCCAGCGCGACGATCACGTAGCGCACCGCCTCCATCTGCAGCGCCAGGCCGATGTCGATCGGCAGGTTGCGCGCATGGATCACCTCGTCGTCGCTGCCGATATAGCGTTCGCCGGTGAGGTCGACGCGCCGGTAGAAGGACTTGTTCCCGACGTCGAGTACGACTTCGCCGCGCTCGAGCGCACCCAGGCTGGCCGCGGGCAGGAAGGTGCGCGCCCGTGCCAGCGTCACGAGGTCGTAGCGGGTATCGGAGACTTCGCGCGCCCGGTTCAGGCGGGTGAGCCATTCGTCGGTGGGCGCGGCGTCGACATATTGTTCGATCAGGAAGATCTGGGCCGAGGCCTGGCGCCGGGCGATGTCTTCCAGCGGGTCGCCGAACAGGCGGCTCATCGTGAAGTAAATGACGAAGGTCGCCGCCGTGATCGATAACATCACCAGCATGAAAAAGCGGAAGAAAATCCGGTTCACCCGTTGTTCTCCACCCGGCGCCTGCCTGTTGTGCGTTTTACCAACATCATTTTTCTCCCGCCGACATTGTATCGGAGCAAACAGCGAACCGGGCTTTTACAAATTCACGACAATTGGCCGACATTTGATGCGGGATTAATAATTTCCCGCTGGGTAACATCAACGCAGATCAGGTTTTCCGTTTGCCCACCTGACATGCGAGTGTCGGTGGGCTTTTTTATTCCGGTCGCCGCCCAGCGGCGTGCGGCCAGCCGAAGCGCCACGAGGCCTGCCCTCCGCGCCATTGTTGCGTCAAGTGCTGGGGAGCAAGGATATGTTGGAGCTGGGCTTGCCTCAACGTAAAATAATGGCACCTGCGTTTTTGCGATCCCACCCATGACCAAGCTTTTCGCCCTGGCCCTTGCAGCTGTAGCGAACACTGCCGCTGCACAGACGCCGGCGACCAATCCGATGCCTGACGGCAGCCGCGACATGTATGTCGGGCTGGGCGTCGTGTCGGCCCCGCGCTACGAAGGCGCGCGCACGAGCGAGCGCCACGCACTGCCGGTGCTGCAGGTCCAGTGGAGCAATGGCGTCTTCGTGTCGGGCATGGGTGCCGGCATGCACCTGTCGCGCGCGCCCCAGGTCGAGTACGGACCGCTGATCGAAGTCCAGCCGCGTCGTGACGAGTCGGGGCGAAGCGGCGAGATCGGCTCCGCCACCGACACCCGCATCAGCATCATCAAGCTGCCGCCCACCACCCCCGAGAACCGCCCGGAAGGCATGGCGCCGGTCCACGCGCGCCTGCAGGCCGGCGGCTTCCTGAACATCTATCTGGCGCCCGACTGGCGCCTGACCAGCAGCATGCTGTACGGCGCCGGCAACGCGCGCAACGGCGCCAGGCTCGATCTCGGCGTGCAGCGCCTGGCGACGACCATCGGCGACGCCCACCGCATCACGCTGTCGGCTGGGCTGGCGATCGCCAACCGCAGCTATAACCAGGCCTTCTTTGGCGTCGACGAGGCCGATTCCCGCGCCAGCGGCAATCCCATGTTCGCGGCCGGCGGCGGCCGGAAGGATGCGCGCCTGGCCGCCCGCTGGAACTGGGCGTGGTCGCCGTCCTGGATGCTCACGTCCAGCGTCCAGGCCACGCACCTGCTGGGAAGTCCGCGCCACAGCCCGCTCGTCGAGCGGCCGACCAACCTGACGGTTTCCACCGCCATCGCCTACCGGTTCTGACGATGCCACTGGCCCGCCACCTCTCCATCTGCGTCCTGTCGCTATGCGCCACGTCCGCCAGCGCGCAATTGCGTGCCGGGGAATGGGTCAGCTATCGCGATGCCTACCGCGCCATGGTGGTATTCGAAAAGTACGGCGGCGCCAAGAACTACCTGCAGAGCCAGCTCCAGGTCGCCCCCCAGGACAGGTCGGTCTCCTTCGACGGCCTGCAATTGACCCTGGCCGGCAAGACCAACCAGGTCAACCTGCCGCTCGACCCACTTGGACGCGCCGCTTTCCCCCTGCTCAAAGCGGCCTACGACGAGAACGTCGCCTTGCTGCTGAGCCGCAAGATCGGCAGCTTCACCGTGCGCCCGCGCGTATCGATCGCGCTCCAGGCCGACGGTTTGTATGAAGACAGCGAGCTGCGCGCCGCCTGCGAGCAGGCACTGGGCTTCGCCCGCTACGGCGACGGCTCGCTGCGCAGCCGCCAGTGCGGCGGCGTGCGCTTCGTGTTCGCCAAGCGGGCAGGGGGAGGCCGGCGTGCGCCTGCATCGCCAGGACGGCAGCGACAGCGCGCTACCCGTCGTGTCCGGCACGGCCTTCGGCGGCGATGGCGACGACGGCTTCCCGACGGTGCTCTATCGTTTCAACGGCGCGGAGCGGGGCCAGTTGGTCACGGCCAATCCACCGCTGGCGATCGTGCCGGTCTTCGACTAAAAGCTCCCCGCACCGAAGGCAGGCGCCCTGTAGAATTGTTGCCTGACAATTTCATGGAGCCCCAATGCGCCGTTTCCTCCTGCCCCTGCTGTTATCCGCCTGCACGCTGACCCAGGCGGCCGAATGGAAGGACAGTCCGCAAGTCGCGCGCCTGTTCGCCCAGGAAGGCGTCAAGGGAACCTTCATCGTCCACGACGTCGCCGCCGACAGCTACACAGTGCATGACCGCCAGCGTGCGCAAACGCGCTACATTCCTGCCTCGACCTTCAAGATCGCCAACAGCCTGATCGGGTTGTCCACAAGCGTGGTGGCGAATGTCGACACGGTACTGCCCTATGGCAGCGGGCCAACGCGGCGGCCGGAATGGGCGCACGACATGTCGCTGCGCGATGCGATCAGGATATCGAACGTGCCGGTCTACCAGGGCATGGCGCGCCGCATTGGCCTCGAGCGCATGCGTGCGGGCCTGCGCACCCTCGAATACGGCAACATGGATCCGGGGCAAAGCGTCGACACCTTCTGGCTGGACGGCCCGCTGGCGATCAGCGCCCAGGAGCAGACGGTCTTCCTCGACAGGCTGGCGCAGGATAAGCTGGCCGTGCCGAAG from Massilia sp. Se16.2.3 carries:
- a CDS encoding TonB-dependent receptor domain-containing protein; amino-acid sequence: MGAGWHAPGAARRKRAPGCAFPGALTLPEFEQDPTQTHTPHDFGDLATDRVTAFAEQRIGSVELAAELSHREREVNSRYEYQTASGPTVLESTGYTRQTQFSPRLRQIARSGTLLNEVVAGIDLTRWERGAAGVGAISIRDARAVYLRDELRLEGALKARLALGARHEKFEKEDTRGYEAGNPFSGAPNGTQSQNAWTLEGSIDPIAGVTLHAKAGQSYRVPNADENAYRSSDGLLDVQTSRDLEIGISAGSTARGVSARVFRHRLRNEIFFDPTLAGGWGANTNLDPTRRRGVEVDGHADLGADLRLTGHWQHVQAEFTEGPNAGRGMVLVPKNVLTARLAWLPAGGHSADIGAQYVSTQRYGNDFSNDCGARIPSYTTFDARYAYRVGPWEFALAGQNLADRDYFSQAYGCRSGIYPGNGRLLKLSARYDF
- a CDS encoding ABC transporter ATP-binding protein, whose protein sequence is MIETRNLLLRADGRVLLERLDWRVDPGQSWCVIGPNGAGKSTLLRTLAGLRTPDAGQVVLAGRPLPDWPLTALARERAYLAQSRGDAFAYRVIETVLMARHPYHADRYWEGSDDHAAAERALRTLDVLHLAQRDVRTLSGGERQRVAIAALLAQDTPLLLLDEPANALDLAHQVAMTDLLARLCRDEGRAVVSVGHDLNLAWSGATHALLLLKDGAWRAGPVAEVMRADLLSDCLGHPIAAIHHGGRTIFLPDDTPVPVPAKLPGLAARRAQ
- a CDS encoding cobalamin-binding protein, encoding MLAAVLALSANLAAAAISVVDDTGRRVVLARPAARVISMAPHVTELVFAAGGGARIVGAMNHSDYPAQARRIPLVGSNSQIDLERVVALKPDLLIVWQSGNTARQIAQLQGLGIPVFYSEPRSFDAVESSLRRFGQLLGTEERAGAAAARFHAEVAGLRSRHAGRPPVTVFYQAWDAPLYTLNGEHIASEAIRLCGGRNIFADLKTIAPQVELEAVVASDPEAIVGGKRYTPQDRGLSIWSPYRGMTAVRRDNLFTLDEELLTRPGPRVVEGAAALCARLETARARRRAALVGGKRALHP
- a CDS encoding thiol:disulfide interchange protein DsbA/DsbL; translation: MRRSLRFALVAASLVASTAFATPTNPQNGVEYTTLSTPQPVQAVGKKVEVIEFFAYHCPACYALEPGLNEWIKKNANSVNLRRIHLPFQGPADPEAHLFLTLEAMGKEAEMHPKILNAVHVQRVRLMKDEQIIDWVAKNGIDRAKFLETWNSFGVMTKLRRLPQASTNYQVSGTPTLIVDGKYQTSPGQVAEKLKITDRNQLMQAHFQVLDALVAKAAKTK
- a CDS encoding ATP-binding protein, with translation MNRIFFRFFMLVMLSITAATFVIYFTMSRLFGDPLEDIARRQASAQIFLIEQYVDAAPTDEWLTRLNRAREVSDTRYDLVTLARARTFLPAASLGALERGEVVLDVGNKSFYRRVDLTGERYIGSDDEVIHARNLPIDIGLALQMEAVRYVIVALALLAPIALWSRAHWQGLQTLSRVADEFGAGKLSARARMRSSRSIYPLAERIDLMADRIEQLLVSQKNLLHSVSHELRTPIARLEFALELLHDRADDPALRARIAAMEGDVTELNSLVNELLGMARLDSEQALPMQSVDLGVLLRTVESGLPPGAQRLALDCPDGLGRVKADPRLLKRALSNLLRNAQKYAAQDIRLSARSDGSRITIAVEDDGPGIPEDERERIFEPFYRLDRSRDRATGGFGLGLSIARKAVLLHGERWRWRPRRSAAPASS
- a CDS encoding MipA/OmpV family protein gives rise to the protein MTKLFALALAAVANTAAAQTPATNPMPDGSRDMYVGLGVVSAPRYEGARTSERHALPVLQVQWSNGVFVSGMGAGMHLSRAPQVEYGPLIEVQPRRDESGRSGEIGSATDTRISIIKLPPTTPENRPEGMAPVHARLQAGGFLNIYLAPDWRLTSSMLYGAGNARNGARLDLGVQRLATTIGDAHRITLSAGLAIANRSYNQAFFGVDEADSRASGNPMFAAGGGRKDARLAARWNWAWSPSWMLTSSVQATHLLGSPRHSPLVERPTNLTVSTAIAYRF
- the blaOXA gene encoding class D beta-lactamase, whose amino-acid sequence is MRRFLLPLLLSACTLTQAAEWKDSPQVARLFAQEGVKGTFIVHDVAADSYTVHDRQRAQTRYIPASTFKIANSLIGLSTSVVANVDTVLPYGSGPTRRPEWAHDMSLRDAIRISNVPVYQGMARRIGLERMRAGLRTLEYGNMDPGQSVDTFWLDGPLAISAQEQTVFLDRLAQDKLAVPKEAMAAVRYILRQEGREELYAKTGWGSPPGATVDIGWWVGWVKKDGKLYTFALNVDIPDNETGAKRVSLGKAALTALGLL